A portion of the Pseudoalteromonas luteoviolacea genome contains these proteins:
- a CDS encoding RNA polymerase factor sigma-54 codes for MRQSLQLRMGQQLTMTPQLQQAIRLLQLSTLDLQQEIQEALDSNPLLEVEENEQESFENGLDKTHEQAQTTDKSESNTEEQVETQLSDYEQDTDTALNKETLSDEMAMDVTWDEYISAAPVSSSGPMPEDESVYQGQTTESLQEYLMWQLELTPFSATDRLIALSIVEGVDDSGILTVSCEDILESLNKDNDQELIELDEIEAVLKRIQLFDPVGIAARSLQECLIVQLNQFASDTPWLEQTKQVIDEHIDLLANRDYRTIMKKTKLKEGELKEVMTLIHSLNPKPAASIVQEEADYVIPDVSVKKIKGRWVVELNPDSMPKIRVNDHYAAMSRSVKSSSDSQFIRSHLQEAKWFIKSLESRNETLMKVTNCIVQQQQAFFEHGPEAMRPMVLNDVAEMVDMHESTISRVTTQKYMHTPRGIYELKYFFSSHVSTENGGECSSTAIRALIKKLIAAENSAKPLSDSKIADVLADQGIKVARRTIAKYRESLAIPPSNQRKSLI; via the coding sequence ATGAGGCAATCGCTACAGCTGCGCATGGGGCAGCAATTAACAATGACACCACAATTGCAACAAGCAATCCGCTTGCTGCAACTGAGCACATTAGACCTCCAGCAAGAAATTCAAGAAGCACTGGACAGCAATCCTTTATTGGAAGTAGAAGAAAACGAACAAGAGTCTTTTGAAAATGGTCTAGATAAAACCCATGAACAGGCACAAACAACGGATAAATCGGAATCAAATACTGAAGAACAGGTAGAAACGCAGCTCAGTGATTATGAGCAAGACACAGACACGGCACTCAATAAAGAGACACTCAGTGATGAGATGGCAATGGATGTCACATGGGATGAATATATCAGCGCTGCGCCTGTAAGCTCGTCTGGGCCTATGCCTGAAGATGAAAGTGTCTATCAAGGTCAAACAACCGAAAGCCTTCAAGAGTATTTGATGTGGCAATTAGAATTAACACCTTTTAGTGCGACAGACCGACTTATTGCGCTGTCTATTGTTGAGGGGGTTGATGATTCAGGTATTTTAACCGTCTCTTGTGAGGATATTCTAGAGAGCTTAAACAAAGACAATGACCAAGAGCTTATTGAGCTCGATGAAATTGAAGCCGTATTGAAGCGGATTCAACTGTTTGATCCTGTTGGTATCGCCGCTCGCAGCCTTCAGGAATGCCTGATTGTTCAATTAAATCAGTTTGCATCTGATACTCCTTGGCTCGAGCAAACTAAACAGGTCATTGATGAGCACATCGATCTATTAGCAAATCGTGATTATCGTACTATCATGAAGAAAACAAAGCTCAAAGAAGGCGAGCTTAAAGAAGTGATGACGTTAATTCACAGTTTAAACCCCAAGCCAGCTGCCAGTATTGTGCAAGAAGAGGCTGATTATGTGATACCTGATGTCTCTGTTAAAAAGATAAAAGGTCGCTGGGTCGTTGAACTAAACCCTGATTCGATGCCTAAAATCAGAGTGAATGATCACTATGCAGCGATGTCACGCTCGGTAAAATCCAGCAGTGACAGTCAGTTTATTCGCTCACATTTACAAGAAGCCAAATGGTTTATTAAAAGCTTAGAAAGCAGAAATGAAACTTTAATGAAAGTTACTAATTGCATTGTTCAACAACAACAGGCATTCTTTGAACATGGCCCTGAGGCAATGAGACCTATGGTACTCAATGATGTTGCTGAAATGGTTGATATGCACGAGTCGACAATTTCTCGGGTAACAACGCAAAAATATATGCACACGCCTCGCGGCATTTATGAATTGAAATACTTCTTCTCGAGCCATGTTAGTACCGAGAACGGTGGTGAATGCTCTTCGACAGCAATTCGAGCGCTCATCAAAAAGCTAATCGCTGCAGAAAACTCAGCTAAGCCTTTAAGTGATAGTAAAATTGCAGATGTATTAGCAGATCAAGGTATTAAGGTGGCAAGACGTACTATTGCCAAATACCGAGAGTCTTTGGCTATTCCACCGTCTAATCAACGTAAAAGCTTGATTTAG
- the hpf gene encoding ribosome hibernation promoting factor, with amino-acid sequence MQLNLTGRHVEITDSLRDYVTSKFAKLERHFDHINNVHVILDVEKLIQKAEATLHVNGGELFASTEHRDMYAAIDGLIDKLDRQVIKHKEKLTRH; translated from the coding sequence ATGCAACTAAATTTAACTGGTCGCCATGTAGAAATTACCGATTCATTAAGAGACTACGTAACAAGTAAGTTTGCGAAGCTAGAAAGGCATTTTGATCACATAAACAATGTACATGTAATCTTAGATGTCGAGAAACTCATACAAAAAGCAGAAGCGACGTTACATGTTAATGGAGGCGAGCTTTTCGCTTCAACAGAACATAGAGACATGTACGCAGCCATAGACGGCTTAATTGATAAACTGGATAGGCAAGTCATTAAACATAAAGAGAAGCTAACTCGACACTAA
- the ptsN gene encoding PTS IIA-like nitrogen regulatory protein PtsN yields MKLSTLISEDCSKAAVLFNSKKRILQYISELAQQKIPNANQHDILEALLNREKLGSTGIGKGIAIPHGRLSGLNDVVAILLVNQQAIPFDAYDDRSVDIFVALIVPDGENKQHLETLASIAGKLNDKHFCKRLRQASNDNELYQVLVEFDK; encoded by the coding sequence ATGAAACTTAGCACACTAATTTCCGAGGACTGTAGCAAAGCTGCGGTCCTTTTTAATAGTAAAAAAAGAATACTCCAATATATCAGTGAACTGGCTCAACAAAAAATTCCAAACGCCAATCAGCACGATATTCTTGAAGCTCTCCTCAATCGCGAAAAATTAGGTAGCACAGGCATAGGTAAAGGCATTGCTATTCCCCATGGCCGGTTATCAGGTCTCAATGACGTTGTTGCCATTTTACTCGTAAATCAACAGGCTATTCCTTTTGACGCTTATGATGATCGCAGTGTAGACATATTTGTAGCACTCATCGTACCAGATGGTGAAAATAAACAACATTTAGAGACCTTAGCAAGTATCGCTGGTAAACTAAATGATAAACATTTTTGTAAGCGACTTAGGCAAGCGAGTAACGACAACGAGCTTTACCAAGTCCTTGTTGAGTTTGATAAATAA
- the rapZ gene encoding RNase adapter RapZ, with the protein MELIIISGRSGSGKSVALRVLEDLGYYCADNIPVNLLPALVRSVSDSYNKIAVSIDVRNLPKEQQEFHDILEYLPGFAKPQVFYLDCDDQTLIKRFSETRRLHPLSLNDLPLDLAIKQEKNLLEVLIRRADVTIDTTDLSVHQLAESVREKILGQKDKQLIITFESFGFKHGIPKEADYVFDARFLPNPHWEPELKPLTGLDQPVVDYLSSHSIVQKFIWQIQTFMQTWLPHLERNNRSYLTIAIGCTGGQHRSVYLAQTLGERFQRTHSNVKIRHREQEQ; encoded by the coding sequence GTGGAGCTCATAATTATCAGTGGCCGTTCTGGCTCAGGTAAATCTGTTGCATTAAGAGTATTGGAAGACTTAGGTTATTACTGCGCTGATAATATTCCGGTCAATCTCTTACCTGCATTGGTTCGCAGTGTTTCTGACAGTTATAACAAAATCGCCGTCAGTATCGACGTGAGAAACCTACCAAAAGAACAACAAGAATTTCACGATATTTTAGAGTACTTACCTGGATTTGCGAAGCCACAGGTATTTTATCTAGACTGTGACGACCAAACACTGATTAAGCGTTTTTCAGAAACTCGCCGATTACACCCCCTGTCATTAAATGACCTTCCGCTTGATTTAGCTATTAAACAAGAAAAGAATTTGCTCGAAGTATTGATCCGACGAGCCGATGTAACCATAGATACAACGGATTTAAGTGTGCATCAATTAGCTGAAAGTGTTCGTGAGAAAATATTGGGTCAAAAAGACAAACAGCTAATAATCACATTCGAATCTTTTGGCTTTAAACATGGTATTCCAAAAGAGGCTGACTACGTTTTTGATGCACGTTTTTTACCCAACCCACATTGGGAGCCTGAGCTAAAGCCGTTAACGGGTTTAGACCAACCAGTTGTCGACTATTTATCTAGCCATAGCATAGTACAAAAATTTATATGGCAAATTCAGACATTTATGCAAACTTGGCTCCCCCATTTAGAGCGCAATAATCGCAGCTATTTAACGATTGCTATTGGATGTACCGGTGGCCAACACCGCTCAGTTTACTTAGCTCAAACTCTTGGTGAGCGTTTTCAAAGAACACATTCTAATGTGAAAATTCGCCACCGAGAGCAAGAACAATGA
- a CDS encoding HPr family phosphocarrier protein, which yields MTQSHQGLFLIKNKLGLHARAATVLAQLSTQFDADITLYQGEKSAPGDSVLALLLLESSQGKEVKVTCTGPDAHDALIAIGNLIENKFHEDE from the coding sequence ATGACTCAATCGCATCAAGGCCTTTTTCTAATAAAGAATAAATTGGGATTACATGCAAGAGCTGCAACGGTATTGGCACAACTCTCCACCCAGTTCGATGCGGATATTACACTCTATCAAGGAGAAAAAAGTGCGCCAGGTGATAGCGTACTCGCTTTACTTCTGTTAGAAAGTAGTCAAGGCAAAGAAGTTAAAGTCACGTGTACAGGTCCAGATGCGCATGATGCCCTAATAGCAATAGGAAACCTTATAGAAAATAAATTCCATGAGGACGAATAG
- the mgtE gene encoding magnesium transporter, whose product MPDVFEQDYTLEQLQQVTKAINSGQFVQVRQTLAEIPPCDTALLLESSPHKIRTTLWQLVDPDIQGDVLEELSEDVRLSIIAKMEPELIAAATEDMDDDDLGEVLRSLPVPIYQDVISAMDSQDRARATLALSYNEGSAGALMNGDTITIRPDVSLDVVLRYLRLKEELPQGTDDLYVVDKENRFLGSLSIGILLTNPPDKLVQELMNEERETIPVTMPESEVAQLFERHNWISAPVVDDHTQLLGRITIDDIVDVIREDAEHSLMSMAGLEDEEDTFAPVMKSSQRRSIWLGINLLTALLAAFVASFFESTLDILPILAVLNGIVPSMGGVAGSQTLTLVIRGIALGHVNQTNQKFLLGKELAIGALNGVLWSLLIAGVVALWQWDFKLGAVIAFAMFMNLVAAGIAGASIPLILKRMKIDPALAGSVVLTTVTDIVGIFAFLGTATWFLL is encoded by the coding sequence ATGCCTGACGTTTTTGAACAAGACTATACACTGGAACAATTACAACAAGTAACCAAAGCAATAAACAGTGGACAGTTTGTTCAAGTTAGACAAACACTTGCTGAGATCCCTCCTTGTGACACCGCACTTTTACTCGAGTCCTCACCACACAAAATAAGGACGACACTCTGGCAATTAGTTGACCCAGATATACAAGGTGATGTACTCGAAGAACTATCAGAAGACGTCCGATTAAGTATTATTGCCAAGATGGAGCCGGAACTTATCGCGGCAGCCACTGAAGATATGGATGATGATGACCTGGGAGAAGTGCTCAGAAGCTTACCTGTGCCCATCTATCAAGACGTCATTAGCGCAATGGACAGCCAAGATCGGGCACGTGCTACGCTCGCTTTATCTTACAATGAAGGCTCTGCCGGCGCGTTAATGAATGGCGATACCATCACCATTCGTCCTGATGTCAGTTTGGATGTCGTATTAAGATACTTAAGGCTAAAAGAAGAGTTACCGCAAGGTACTGACGACCTCTATGTCGTAGATAAAGAAAACCGCTTTTTGGGGTCTTTATCAATTGGCATTTTATTAACCAACCCACCTGACAAGCTCGTTCAAGAGCTTATGAATGAAGAACGAGAAACCATTCCCGTTACTATGCCTGAGAGTGAAGTCGCGCAACTATTCGAGCGTCATAATTGGATCTCTGCGCCTGTTGTCGATGATCATACTCAGCTGCTCGGTCGGATCACCATTGATGATATCGTTGATGTCATCAGAGAAGATGCTGAACACAGTTTAATGAGCATGGCTGGTTTAGAGGATGAGGAGGACACCTTTGCGCCAGTTATGAAAAGTAGTCAAAGGCGTTCAATTTGGCTTGGTATTAACCTACTCACAGCTTTGCTCGCAGCCTTTGTCGCTAGCTTTTTCGAGAGTACCCTAGATATACTTCCAATTTTAGCTGTGCTTAATGGCATAGTGCCAAGCATGGGTGGCGTGGCGGGCAGCCAAACTTTGACTTTGGTGATCCGTGGTATAGCACTTGGCCATGTCAATCAAACTAACCAAAAGTTTCTGTTAGGAAAAGAGCTTGCTATCGGTGCATTAAATGGCGTGTTGTGGTCTCTGTTAATAGCGGGCGTAGTAGCACTATGGCAATGGGATTTTAAACTTGGCGCAGTCATCGCCTTTGCTATGTTTATGAACTTAGTCGCAGCGGGGATAGCTGGTGCCAGTATTCCTTTGATATTAAAACGTATGAAGATAGATCCAGCGCTCGCTGGAAGCGTTGTGCTAACCACAGTCACGGATATTGTCGGTATTTTCGCTTTCCTAGGAACGGCTACTTGGTTTTTACTCTGA
- the pmbA gene encoding metalloprotease PmbA has translation MNDNQTGSINHQIDEVKYAVSEVLTMASELGATSAEAAMSRTSGLSVSTRMGEVDTIEFNQDGSLGISVYVGNHKGSASTADLSQQALRSVVKKAIEIAKYTADDECNGLADKVLMATDIPDLDLHHPWDLSPQKAIEYCIEAEKSALEFDERIVNSDGASLASHQGLRVYGNSHGFLAGFPRSRHTLSTMVIGQEGDMMQRDSAFSIARKHDKLKDPRAIGIEAAESTLAKLNSQKLSTMKVPVVFRSDIANSLFGHLVSAIGGGALYRKSSFLLDTLGKQIFNPCVSIQERPHLLQGLASTPFDSEGVYTQDRDIIVGGELQTYLMASYAARKMGMHATGHAGGIHNWLVNKTHDDLNAILNEMGTGLLVTELMGQGVNTVTGDYSRGAAGFWVENGDIQYPVSEITIAGNLKDMFQNIQAIGGDIELRGAVQTGSILIENMQVAGE, from the coding sequence ATGAATGATAACCAAACTGGTTCTATAAACCATCAAATCGACGAAGTGAAATATGCCGTCTCTGAAGTATTAACGATGGCTTCTGAATTAGGCGCAACTTCTGCTGAAGCGGCAATGAGTCGTACCTCAGGACTGTCTGTAAGCACTCGAATGGGTGAAGTTGATACGATTGAGTTTAACCAAGACGGCAGTTTGGGGATCAGTGTGTATGTCGGTAATCATAAAGGGTCGGCTTCTACAGCTGACCTTAGTCAGCAGGCTTTACGTTCAGTGGTAAAAAAAGCCATTGAAATTGCAAAATACACGGCGGATGATGAGTGTAATGGGCTGGCTGATAAAGTGCTTATGGCAACAGATATTCCTGATCTGGATCTTCATCACCCTTGGGATTTGTCTCCACAAAAAGCGATTGAATATTGTATTGAAGCCGAAAAATCAGCTTTGGAGTTTGATGAGCGTATTGTGAATTCAGATGGGGCGAGCTTGGCTTCTCATCAGGGGCTAAGGGTCTATGGTAATAGCCATGGTTTTTTAGCGGGTTTTCCTCGTTCTCGACATACTTTAAGTACCATGGTGATTGGTCAAGAAGGCGACATGATGCAACGAGACTCGGCCTTCAGCATAGCTAGAAAACATGACAAATTAAAAGATCCGCGAGCGATTGGCATTGAAGCTGCGGAGTCGACACTCGCAAAACTTAATAGTCAAAAGCTGTCAACAATGAAAGTACCTGTTGTTTTTCGTTCTGATATCGCGAATAGCTTATTTGGACATTTGGTTTCGGCGATTGGCGGTGGTGCTTTATACCGCAAATCGAGCTTTTTACTCGATACACTTGGTAAGCAAATTTTTAATCCTTGTGTCTCTATTCAAGAAAGGCCACATCTGTTACAAGGGTTGGCCTCAACACCTTTTGATAGTGAAGGCGTTTATACTCAAGACAGAGATATTATTGTAGGTGGAGAGCTGCAAACGTATTTAATGGCTAGTTATGCGGCGAGAAAAATGGGTATGCATGCGACAGGTCATGCTGGTGGGATCCACAACTGGTTAGTGAACAAGACGCATGACGATCTCAACGCCATACTCAATGAAATGGGCACAGGCTTATTAGTCACGGAGTTGATGGGGCAAGGGGTTAATACTGTAACTGGTGATTATTCTCGCGGCGCTGCGGGTTTCTGGGTTGAAAATGGTGACATACAGTATCCGGTGAGTGAAATTACCATCGCTGGCAATTTAAAAGATATGTTCCAAAATATTCAAGCAATCGGAGGGGATATTGAATTACGCGGTGCGGTTCAAACAGGTTCAATCTTGATTGAAAACATGCAGGTTGCCGGTGAATAA
- the yjgA gene encoding ribosome biogenesis factor YjgA — MAKKPDHNVDDEEIIYVSKSELKRDAQQYQQLGVDIAELGKKQREKLPLTNELVEAMALADKIRGKHDAYRRHMNYIAKVLRTTENVEQLQTALDMLLNRNNQAEVLLGQVERVRDDVLKLGDSKINELLEEHPTMERQKLRQLVRQANKELKAEKPAKGYKELFQYLKEAILP; from the coding sequence ATGGCAAAAAAACCAGATCACAACGTCGACGACGAAGAAATCATCTATGTTTCAAAGAGTGAGTTGAAGCGAGATGCGCAGCAATACCAACAACTAGGAGTTGATATTGCCGAACTAGGTAAAAAACAACGAGAGAAACTCCCACTTACCAACGAGCTCGTTGAAGCCATGGCTCTTGCAGATAAAATTCGTGGCAAACACGATGCATACCGCCGCCATATGAACTACATCGCTAAAGTGCTGCGTACCACAGAGAATGTTGAGCAACTTCAAACCGCTTTAGATATGTTACTAAACAGAAATAATCAAGCTGAAGTGTTACTTGGTCAGGTCGAAAGAGTCCGTGATGACGTACTAAAATTGGGTGACAGCAAAATTAATGAGTTACTTGAAGAACATCCAACAATGGAACGCCAAAAGTTACGCCAATTGGTTCGTCAAGCAAATAAAGAATTGAAAGCGGAAAAGCCAGCCAAAGGGTATAAAGAGTTATTCCAATATCTAAAAGAAGCAATCTTACCTTAG